A single region of the Lates calcarifer isolate ASB-BC8 linkage group LG16_LG22, TLL_Latcal_v3, whole genome shotgun sequence genome encodes:
- the sft2d1 gene encoding vesicle transport protein SFT2A isoform X3 codes for MDKLRRVLSGQEENEELGLTAQVLDATTLSYSTRVKWFVICFAGGILCSILGSALLFIPHTGIKLFAIFYTLGNIAALASTCFLMGPLKQLKRMFEPTRLIATIVMPGKYFLCLILTLCAVFWWHKKGLAIIFCILQFLAMTWYSISYIPFARDAVMKCFTTCLS; via the exons ATGGACAAACTTCGCCGTGTGCTAAGCGGccaagaggaaaatgaagaattgGGTCTCACTGCACAG GTCCTTGATGCCACCACTCTCAGCTACAGTACCAGGGTGAAGTGGTTCGTCATATGCTTTGCTGGAGGCATCCTGTGTTCAATACTT GGGTCAGCATTATTGTTCATTCCGCATACTGGAATCAAGCTTTTTGCCATCTTCTACACACTAGGGAATATCGCAGCTCTTGCCAG cACCTGCTTCCTAATGGGACCACTAAAACAGCTGAAGCGCATGTTTGAACCAACAAGACTGATAGCCACCATTGTTATGCCTGGTAAatacttt CTCTGCCTTATCTTAACActttgtgcagtgttttgg tggcATAAAAAGGGACTGGCTATCATCTTCTGTATTCTGCAGTTTTTGGCAATGACATG gtATAGCATCTCTTACATTCCATTTGCCAG